A single genomic interval of Leptospira dzoumogneensis harbors:
- a CDS encoding adhesin OmpL37 family surface protein yields MGSKRNFIYISLLFAFLVLPFEQTKADLDSNRATALVRVERGLKQNEFHLKAINSTISNYGTEEDKALFRRCLQHHIETFTLYLQFDLAHSYDEMRQTQRLLVILYAKVVEASAASVRRELDFLSKYALRTKDAEARHHLEMGYREYGASNQKKTIADNTRPYLPGIKTQYLYEALKLLKQSREYVILLSLKFLSDFEPDLQTTEFEEIYNEINRAMFSKADYYNRIHFDNHFHIFNSPNLYEATWENPGLQELEKALGDIDPASDRARRMAKRSVIP; encoded by the coding sequence ATGGGATCGAAAAGAAATTTTATATATATCAGTCTTCTTTTCGCATTTTTAGTTCTTCCTTTCGAGCAGACAAAAGCGGACTTGGACAGTAACAGAGCGACAGCTTTAGTCCGAGTAGAAAGAGGATTAAAACAAAACGAATTTCATTTAAAAGCTATCAATAGTACGATCTCCAATTATGGAACGGAAGAAGATAAGGCATTATTCCGCAGATGTTTGCAGCATCATATAGAAACATTCACTTTGTATTTACAATTCGACCTTGCACATTCTTACGATGAAATGCGCCAAACCCAAAGATTATTAGTGATATTATATGCGAAGGTTGTAGAAGCATCCGCCGCAAGTGTGAGAAGAGAATTGGATTTTTTATCCAAATATGCACTCAGAACAAAAGACGCGGAAGCAAGACATCATTTGGAAATGGGCTATAGAGAATACGGAGCCTCCAACCAAAAGAAAACGATCGCAGACAATACAAGACCTTATTTACCCGGGATCAAGACCCAATACCTGTATGAGGCTCTGAAATTATTAAAACAATCCAGGGAATACGTCATTCTTCTTTCCCTAAAATTTCTTTCCGACTTCGAACCGGATCTCCAAACCACGGAATTCGAGGAAATTTATAATGAGATCAACCGCGCAATGTTCAGCAAGGCGGACTATTATAATCGGATCCATTTCGATAACCATTTTCATATTTTCAATTCCCCGAATCTATACGAAGCTACTTGGGAAAATCCAGGCCTGCAGGAATTGGAAAAAGCTTTGGGAGATATAGACCCCGCCAGCGATCGGGCAAGAAGAATGGCGAAACGCTCCGTCATCCCTTAA
- a CDS encoding heavy metal translocating P-type ATPase, whose amino-acid sequence MNTEIREEVKTFSTDDKTSEITLDLFGMTCANCARRIETGLNKVPGVEEARVNFGRETAFVRFNESVNSSELFSKVESLGYSAKEHSENNYKETEELHRKERSKLRSRFLISLVFAAPLFYSMVSHFSFLGFLPNPKALMHPWVQFVLAFPVQFWIGFPFYKSAFRAIKNGSANMDVLVALGTTAAFGYSFILSLLQGLQQGDLFFSSFWAEGAHIHSLPPLYYETSAVLLSFILAGKWMEAEAKGKSSSAIQTLLELKPETARIKKEEVWSEIPTEYVKKGDILQVRPGEKFPVDGIVTEGFSSVDESMLTGESLPLDKKKDSQVFGGTVNGNGNLIVQATSVGSETVLASIIKTVEEAQSSKAPIQKIADKISAVFVPAVILISLFNFLLWFFFLEAGELGSALEKSIAILVIACPCALGLATPISILVGTGKAASQGILFRNSEVLETTASLNLIAFDKTGTITQGNPSVTEYKFVGKESDLLSSSASAESASSHPLGKAIVSFVRSKGHSILSPENLQTVPGLGITAKVNQNEIKIGKLEFFEEKESLPKDLLEISNSWEKAGKTVVWARSENEKNANSNRGIAVDSNTVTVSSTADLTVGTDVGTPTWIIFAIEDTIRQNAKSALEKLDSLGIETLLLTGDHLSVAENISSKVGIKNVHASLLPKDKAEILSDLQSKGKTVGMTGDGINDSPALAKADVGFAMGTGTGVAIETAGVVLVKGDLEKIAEAILIAKATTRNIRQNFFWALAYNTLGIPIAAAGLLAPWIAGAMMAFSSVSVVLNALRLRKRT is encoded by the coding sequence ATGAACACAGAAATTAGAGAAGAAGTCAAAACCTTCTCCACCGACGATAAAACATCAGAGATCACTTTGGATCTTTTCGGAATGACCTGTGCTAACTGTGCAAGAAGAATAGAAACAGGCTTAAACAAAGTCCCAGGTGTAGAAGAGGCTCGGGTCAATTTCGGAAGAGAGACCGCATTCGTAAGATTCAATGAGTCCGTAAATTCTTCGGAACTATTTTCTAAAGTAGAATCATTAGGTTATTCCGCAAAAGAGCATTCAGAAAATAATTATAAAGAAACGGAAGAGCTGCATAGAAAAGAAAGATCCAAATTAAGATCTAGATTTCTGATCTCTCTCGTATTTGCGGCTCCTTTATTCTATTCGATGGTTTCCCATTTTTCATTTTTGGGGTTCCTGCCGAATCCGAAAGCTCTCATGCATCCTTGGGTACAATTTGTATTAGCATTCCCAGTACAATTCTGGATCGGATTTCCATTTTATAAAAGTGCATTTAGGGCCATCAAGAACGGAAGTGCAAACATGGATGTATTGGTTGCCTTAGGGACCACTGCAGCATTCGGATACAGCTTTATACTTTCCCTATTACAAGGGCTCCAACAAGGAGATCTATTCTTCTCCTCTTTCTGGGCAGAAGGCGCGCATATACATTCACTTCCGCCTTTATACTACGAAACATCCGCAGTATTACTTTCTTTTATACTCGCAGGAAAATGGATGGAAGCGGAAGCGAAAGGAAAAAGTTCTTCCGCAATCCAAACCCTACTGGAATTAAAACCGGAAACGGCCCGTATCAAAAAAGAAGAAGTTTGGTCCGAGATCCCGACTGAGTACGTAAAAAAAGGGGATATCCTGCAAGTCAGACCGGGAGAAAAATTTCCGGTAGATGGGATCGTGACGGAAGGTTTCAGCTCGGTAGACGAATCCATGTTAACAGGAGAAAGTCTTCCTCTAGACAAAAAGAAAGACAGCCAGGTATTCGGAGGAACAGTCAACGGAAACGGAAACCTAATCGTACAAGCAACCTCTGTCGGTTCCGAAACGGTACTCGCATCCATCATCAAAACAGTGGAAGAAGCCCAAAGTTCTAAGGCTCCCATCCAAAAGATCGCGGATAAAATTTCCGCAGTATTCGTTCCTGCTGTGATCCTGATCTCTTTATTTAACTTTTTATTATGGTTCTTCTTTTTAGAAGCAGGAGAATTAGGTTCCGCTTTGGAAAAATCGATCGCTATCTTAGTGATCGCATGTCCTTGTGCCTTAGGTCTTGCCACTCCTATCTCAATTTTAGTAGGAACAGGAAAAGCGGCAAGCCAAGGGATCTTATTCAGAAATTCGGAAGTTTTAGAAACCACCGCTTCTCTCAATCTGATCGCATTCGATAAAACCGGAACCATTACCCAAGGAAATCCTTCCGTAACAGAATATAAATTCGTAGGGAAAGAATCGGATCTACTTTCTTCTTCCGCGTCCGCAGAATCCGCGTCTTCTCACCCATTAGGAAAAGCGATCGTTTCTTTTGTAAGATCAAAAGGCCATTCTATACTTTCTCCTGAAAATTTACAGACTGTTCCCGGACTTGGGATCACTGCTAAAGTAAACCAAAACGAGATCAAGATAGGAAAGTTGGAATTTTTCGAAGAGAAAGAAAGTTTACCTAAAGATCTATTAGAAATCTCTAATTCTTGGGAGAAGGCAGGCAAAACTGTAGTTTGGGCAAGATCGGAGAATGAGAAAAATGCCAACTCTAATAGAGGCATAGCAGTCGACAGTAATACAGTAACCGTTAGCTCCACCGCGGATCTTACTGTTGGCACCGATGTTGGAACTCCAACATGGATCATTTTCGCAATTGAAGATACGATCCGACAAAATGCAAAATCCGCATTAGAAAAATTAGATTCTCTAGGGATCGAAACCTTACTCTTAACCGGAGACCATTTGTCCGTAGCGGAAAATATTTCCTCTAAAGTCGGGATCAAAAATGTGCATGCGTCTCTTCTTCCCAAAGACAAAGCTGAGATACTTTCCGACCTACAATCCAAGGGGAAAACGGTGGGAATGACAGGAGACGGGATCAACGACTCACCTGCATTGGCAAAGGCGGATGTAGGATTTGCAATGGGTACGGGAACAGGAGTCGCAATCGAAACCGCAGGAGTGGTTTTGGTAAAAGGAGATCTGGAAAAAATTGCGGAAGCGATCCTAATCGCAAAGGCAACGACCAGAAATATCAGACAAAATTTTTTCTGGGCATTAGCCTATAACACTCTTGGGATCCCGATCGCAGCGGCAGGACTATTAGCTCCTTGGATTGCAGGCGCTATGATGGCATTTAGTTCCGTTTCCGTGGTCCTAAATGCACTCCGACTTAGGAAAAGGACATAA
- a CDS encoding heavy-metal-associated domain-containing protein: MYEIKLSGMTCDHCVRTVSKTIQSFDPESKPVVDLNSQTARFETKKDISSLPKILEEEGYPVVSINQE; this comes from the coding sequence ATGTACGAGATCAAATTATCAGGAATGACCTGCGATCATTGCGTAAGGACAGTATCTAAAACAATCCAATCTTTCGATCCGGAGTCTAAACCTGTAGTAGACCTAAACTCCCAGACCGCACGTTTCGAGACCAAAAAGGATATTTCCTCTCTTCCTAAAATATTAGAAGAAGAAGGTTATCCTGTGGTTTCCATCAACCAGGAGTAA
- the cueR gene encoding Cu(I)-responsive transcriptional regulator, whose amino-acid sequence MNIGEVAKLSGVNPKLVRHYESIGLVSKPIRADSGYRLYSEKDIHTLRFIKRARGLGFSLPEIKQLLGLWKNKSRASAQVKSLALSHVKEMQAKILELQSMCDTLSHLAKHCHGDHRPDCPILEELEGE is encoded by the coding sequence ATGAATATCGGAGAAGTCGCCAAATTGTCCGGGGTAAACCCGAAATTAGTCCGACATTATGAATCTATCGGATTAGTGTCCAAGCCCATTCGCGCAGATTCAGGATATAGACTGTATTCGGAAAAAGACATACATACATTGAGATTTATCAAAAGAGCAAGAGGTCTAGGATTTTCTTTGCCTGAGATCAAACAACTATTGGGGCTTTGGAAGAATAAATCCAGGGCAAGTGCTCAGGTGAAATCCCTGGCCTTATCACATGTAAAAGAAATGCAGGCCAAAATTTTGGAATTACAATCTATGTGCGATACTCTCAGTCATTTGGCAAAACATTGCCATGGAGATCATAGACCGGACTGTCCTATCTTAGAAGAGTTAGAAGGAGAATAA
- a CDS encoding MFS transporter, which yields MKKITKAVWILSFISLFTDVSSEMLYPIMPLYLKSIGFSVVLIGVLEGFAEAIAGLSKGYFGKLSDQNGKRVPFVQFGYLLSAVSKPIMGFFTFPLWIFLSRTMDRLGKGIRTGARDALLSDEATPETKGTVFGFHRSMDTLGAVLGPTFALVFLHFYPENYSILFFIAAIPGLSAFLISGLLKENKKEKLIIQERSNFLSHFIYWKNAPISYKKLVIGLLAFGLINSSDLFLLLMVKAKGLEDSQVIGIYIFYNLVYALFSLPAGILADKIGLKPTLVFGLFAFASVYGGMAFAENTIHFYSLFFIYGIYAASTEGISKALITNIIPKTDSASAIGTFAGLNSIAALIASNLGGLIWFYSGPKSMFLISALVSIFVSFYFIRLSLNKLEA from the coding sequence CTGAAAAAAATCACCAAAGCAGTCTGGATCCTTTCTTTCATCAGTCTTTTCACTGATGTCTCCAGCGAGATGTTATATCCTATCATGCCTCTTTATTTAAAGAGTATAGGATTCTCCGTGGTCCTTATCGGAGTCTTAGAAGGATTTGCGGAAGCGATCGCAGGACTTAGCAAAGGTTATTTCGGAAAACTTTCAGACCAAAACGGCAAGAGAGTTCCATTCGTTCAGTTCGGATATTTATTAAGTGCAGTTTCTAAACCGATCATGGGATTTTTCACATTCCCACTTTGGATCTTCTTATCCAGGACAATGGATCGATTGGGAAAAGGGATCAGAACAGGTGCAAGAGACGCATTACTTTCCGACGAAGCAACACCTGAAACCAAAGGTACTGTTTTCGGATTCCATCGTTCCATGGATACTTTAGGTGCGGTGCTCGGCCCGACATTCGCATTAGTATTTTTGCATTTTTATCCGGAGAATTATTCCATTCTATTTTTTATCGCTGCGATCCCGGGACTTTCCGCATTTCTGATCTCGGGTCTTCTAAAAGAAAATAAGAAAGAAAAACTTATAATACAAGAAAGATCGAACTTTCTATCTCATTTTATCTATTGGAAGAATGCACCGATCTCTTATAAAAAACTAGTGATCGGCCTTTTGGCTTTTGGGCTGATCAATAGTTCGGATCTTTTTCTTCTTTTAATGGTAAAAGCGAAAGGTTTAGAAGATTCCCAGGTGATTGGAATATACATATTTTATAATTTAGTGTATGCCTTATTTTCTCTTCCTGCAGGGATCTTAGCGGACAAAATAGGGCTCAAACCCACATTGGTCTTCGGGTTATTTGCATTTGCTTCCGTATACGGAGGAATGGCATTTGCAGAAAATACGATCCATTTCTATTCCTTATTTTTCATATACGGGATCTATGCTGCCAGCACGGAAGGTATTTCCAAGGCGTTGATCACGAATATTATTCCTAAAACGGATTCCGCTTCCGCCATCGGGACATTTGCTGGTTTGAATAGTATTGCCGCTTTGATCGCAAGTAATCTTGGCGGATTGATCTGGTTTTATTCAGGACCTAAAAGTATGTTCCTTATCTCGGCTCTGGTCTCTATATTTGTATCATTCTATTTTATCCGACTTTCCTTAAACAAGTTAGAAGCGTAA
- a CDS encoding PilZ domain-containing protein encodes MAGTNSLFDDKYEYRDPSQQKRKNARVKITIDGDFIVKGKTQRFPVFIVDIGTGGAGLETRTSVFEGDRIILFGNINGKNMELESEVIRVSGKKANVIFINLSEEDKDLIQDLIHKKFFDKDKKPLS; translated from the coding sequence ATGGCGGGCACTAATTCCCTTTTCGACGATAAATACGAATACCGGGACCCTTCTCAACAGAAGAGGAAGAACGCTCGCGTAAAGATCACCATCGACGGTGATTTTATAGTCAAAGGCAAAACCCAAAGATTTCCGGTATTCATTGTTGATATAGGAACTGGAGGAGCCGGCCTTGAGACCCGCACTTCCGTTTTCGAAGGAGACAGGATCATCCTGTTTGGAAATATAAACGGTAAAAATATGGAACTAGAGTCGGAAGTGATCCGAGTCTCCGGAAAAAAAGCGAACGTAATCTTCATCAACCTTTCAGAAGAAGACAAGGATCTTATCCAAGACCTGATCCATAAAAAGTTCTTCGACAAAGACAAAAAACCTTTATCCTGA
- a CDS encoding NRDE family protein — translation MCTSLIYRDPSKGILGVGFNRDESTKRKPSLSPQLLESNSGKAIAPIDGEAGGTWIGVTQRGEIICLVNYYEATLKLLRNPVSRGLLVRSILLGERTPESYTDSELEKYYPFKLFKANKEKTEIFIWDGKSYQTETDSETFAVFGSSFTQGPKAQVARRETFDANFRPSSLPDATGFTNIAKSFLSSHLPEQGALSPCMHRRDAHSVSRTVIVLDGASVYFSYKNSQPCEDGPEEDYNFTLTEFRTSA, via the coding sequence ATGTGCACTTCATTGATCTATAGAGATCCAAGCAAAGGAATACTTGGAGTAGGATTTAACAGGGACGAATCCACCAAAAGAAAACCTTCTCTCTCCCCTCAACTGCTAGAATCAAATTCAGGAAAAGCGATCGCACCGATCGACGGAGAAGCAGGCGGCACCTGGATCGGAGTCACACAAAGAGGAGAGATTATCTGCCTAGTAAACTACTACGAAGCCACCTTAAAATTGCTCCGCAATCCTGTAAGCAGAGGACTACTAGTTCGCTCTATTCTACTCGGAGAAAGAACTCCTGAATCTTATACGGACTCTGAGTTGGAAAAATATTATCCATTCAAATTATTCAAAGCAAACAAGGAGAAGACTGAAATATTTATCTGGGACGGAAAATCTTACCAAACGGAAACGGATTCCGAAACATTTGCGGTCTTCGGAAGTTCCTTTACTCAAGGACCCAAGGCCCAAGTCGCACGACGGGAAACCTTCGACGCGAATTTTCGTCCTTCTTCTCTTCCGGATGCCACGGGATTTACAAATATAGCAAAGTCATTCTTATCTTCTCATCTACCCGAGCAAGGCGCTCTATCGCCTTGTATGCACAGAAGAGACGCACATTCCGTGTCCAGAACGGTAATCGTTTTGGATGGAGCTTCTGTTTATTTCTCTTACAAGAATTCTCAGCCTTGCGAAGACGGACCTGAAGAAGATTACAATTTCACTTTGACTGAATTTCGAACTTCTGCATGA
- a CDS encoding cell envelope biogenesis protein OmpA: MFGKFFPFLGFLGVLFSFSISANSLISTESGSFSPNWDGVSDILRFKIQTSSLPKLQDWELTIRSASGETVRKFEAGKIRKKGFTLFSDENEFAAEDIYLPSILEWDGENENGTPVGDGYYTYQLFLLTANKERILSEESTFYLDARPPKVETNCKTKLLLSEDRNLSKIIIQQKTSGESADIFIGEFLDFEGRSLKAYTWRNREVPYQLVWDGTDSNGRSVPPGLYTYKLTGRDPAGNESIDKIENLTVKNESSGVDLNVEGDLFPSDPNNPLNRIKFSSYVSSKLKSDSYELEIFKNEAKEDNLVFSQKSLGEPPAELVWEPKNKENKHLGPGTYLYRLTIYNRYDKYVSVPKKFQLSDQRPKFSYDVSPGGFTPDGDWQKDLVEIRLRSKGLPIVSWKINIMESYYDGDKQEERIVRSWNGTGNGPDKLIWYGLDDQGRRIGSLAELRFVLSYKDVFGGEEELELGDIKTDILVVKEKEGFRFSVPNRIYEDKWWTLPSKLKSVLSKFPGYKAELQIHTSHRGDDEYNLRASEEKAKKVFQSLFGKDYEFGRYRYRGYGETLPLIPGNGAYEVDRNERVDFFLSVGK, encoded by the coding sequence ATGTTCGGAAAATTTTTTCCTTTTTTAGGTTTTCTGGGAGTTCTATTCTCCTTTTCGATTTCCGCAAATTCTCTTATCAGCACTGAATCCGGCTCCTTCTCTCCGAACTGGGACGGGGTCTCCGATATTCTCAGATTCAAGATACAAACTTCTTCTTTGCCAAAATTACAAGACTGGGAGCTTACAATCAGAAGCGCCTCAGGAGAAACCGTTCGAAAATTCGAAGCAGGAAAGATCCGCAAAAAAGGATTCACATTATTTTCAGACGAGAATGAATTCGCAGCAGAAGATATTTATCTGCCTTCTATCCTGGAATGGGACGGGGAGAATGAGAACGGAACTCCTGTTGGCGACGGATATTATACTTATCAGTTATTTTTACTGACCGCAAACAAGGAAAGAATACTCTCCGAAGAGTCCACATTTTACTTGGATGCAAGACCTCCCAAAGTAGAGACAAATTGTAAAACCAAGTTATTATTAAGCGAAGACAGGAATTTATCCAAGATCATCATACAACAAAAAACCTCCGGAGAATCCGCAGACATATTCATCGGAGAATTTTTAGACTTCGAAGGAAGGTCCTTAAAAGCTTATACTTGGAGAAATAGAGAAGTTCCTTATCAACTCGTATGGGATGGGACCGATTCCAATGGCAGATCCGTTCCCCCCGGTTTATATACTTACAAACTCACAGGAAGAGATCCTGCAGGTAACGAATCCATAGACAAGATCGAAAATCTTACGGTTAAAAATGAATCTTCAGGAGTGGATCTAAATGTAGAAGGAGATCTATTTCCTTCCGATCCGAACAATCCATTAAATCGTATTAAATTTTCCTCATACGTTTCTTCTAAACTGAAATCGGATTCTTATGAGCTGGAAATTTTTAAGAATGAAGCAAAAGAGGATAATCTAGTCTTCTCCCAAAAATCATTGGGAGAACCTCCTGCGGAACTCGTCTGGGAACCTAAAAATAAGGAAAACAAACATTTAGGTCCGGGAACTTATCTATACCGTCTAACGATTTATAATAGATACGATAAGTACGTTAGCGTCCCTAAAAAATTCCAACTTTCAGACCAGAGACCAAAATTCTCCTACGATGTTTCTCCAGGAGGATTCACACCTGATGGAGATTGGCAAAAAGACTTAGTCGAGATCCGTCTAAGATCCAAGGGACTTCCGATCGTATCCTGGAAGATCAATATTATGGAATCCTATTACGATGGGGACAAACAAGAAGAAAGGATCGTCCGAAGCTGGAACGGAACCGGGAACGGGCCTGATAAATTGATCTGGTACGGACTGGACGATCAGGGCAGAAGGATCGGATCTCTCGCTGAACTTAGATTTGTTCTTTCTTACAAAGACGTATTCGGCGGAGAAGAAGAATTAGAATTAGGAGATATCAAAACAGATATCCTAGTCGTAAAGGAAAAAGAAGGATTCAGATTCTCCGTCCCGAATCGTATTTACGAAGACAAATGGTGGACTCTACCTTCTAAACTAAAATCAGTCTTAAGTAAATTTCCAGGATACAAAGCGGAATTACAGATCCATACTTCTCATAGAGGAGATGACGAATACAATCTAAGAGCTTCCGAAGAGAAGGCTAAAAAAGTATTCCAATCCTTATTCGGAAAAGATTATGAATTCGGAAGATATAGATACAGAGGTTATGGAGAAACATTACCTTTGATCCCAGGCAACGGAGCATACGAAGTGGATCGGAACGAAAGAGTGGATTTCTTCCTAAGCGTAGGAAAATAA
- a CDS encoding NUDIX hydrolase: MKFCSVCGSEVVQKIPEGDSLTRYVCENCGTIHYQNPKVIVGTIPIWEGKILLCKRAIEPRKGYWTLPAGFLENRETVEEGAARETSEEANAKIDIVRLHSVYSIPHISQVYMFFLANLIDGVFSESPESEEVKLFSPEEIPWEEIAFASVTFALKRYTERSEPSNTGTHMGSIRNRKLEDKT; the protein is encoded by the coding sequence ATGAAATTTTGCAGCGTTTGCGGCTCTGAAGTAGTCCAAAAAATCCCGGAAGGAGACAGTCTCACAAGATATGTTTGTGAGAATTGCGGGACCATACATTACCAAAATCCAAAGGTAATCGTCGGGACCATTCCCATCTGGGAAGGAAAAATACTACTCTGCAAACGTGCGATCGAACCTAGGAAAGGATACTGGACCCTGCCCGCGGGATTTTTAGAGAACAGAGAAACGGTAGAGGAAGGCGCTGCAAGAGAAACTTCGGAAGAAGCGAACGCAAAGATAGATATCGTCAGACTTCATTCCGTATACAGCATTCCTCATATCAGCCAGGTGTACATGTTCTTTCTTGCAAACTTGATCGATGGAGTTTTTTCGGAAAGTCCTGAATCGGAAGAGGTAAAACTATTCTCTCCGGAAGAAATTCCTTGGGAAGAGATTGCATTTGCCTCCGTCACGTTTGCATTAAAACGTTATACCGAAAGATCGGAACCTTCCAACACGGGAACTCATATGGGTTCGATCCGTAATAGAAAACTAGAGGATAAAACATAA
- a CDS encoding carbon starvation CstA family protein, giving the protein MLPLLAVFGCFTLYFLGYKFYSGFLSKSIFQLKDTVGDTPAHKLNDGVDYLPTKPAVLFGHHYASIAGLAPILGPAVAVIWGWLPAMLWVVFGGIFIGCVHDFGAIVVSVRNQGKSIGQVAQDLLGPRARSLFHAIIFFLVALAMGVFVIVLAEMFSADPKLKQVPVTPPPQIEQTQISPSIKDHVHPSEVRVETPSSPIKLRSHFPEAVIPTAGIMVFAILVGWLHYKKGMKLGPLTFASVALTLVVMVLGMNDSILTWIGLNDIDKSPGVPIWKIILLAYAFLASVTPVWLLLQSRDYINSFLLYLGIIAIYFGFVKGSLLGEFSSFNAEAIRTEKVDMDIIPFVFITIACGAVSGFHALVSSGTTAKQLDREIDARVIGYGGMIGESLLGLTSVVACTIGFASAGEWSSFYKSWSGIQGLAPSVGAYIYGTGRFISQLGFDEGFAQGFIALVVVSFALTSLDSATRLLRYNIEEIAESFGSEAIRKTLGNRYVSSIIACVAIGFFAFLQIDQGGKKTTAGLALWKLFGTTNQLLAGLALLVITIYLLYSKKKTWISFIPMIFVLGATLWAMVINFYDFLFSKSPSYLLAAVGGVLIFLTVWLLLEAVLAWRRFSKA; this is encoded by the coding sequence ATGTTACCCCTTCTCGCGGTTTTCGGTTGTTTCACTCTTTATTTTTTAGGTTATAAGTTTTACTCCGGATTTTTATCCAAGTCCATCTTCCAACTCAAAGACACTGTAGGTGATACCCCTGCTCATAAGTTGAATGACGGGGTGGATTATCTTCCGACAAAACCTGCAGTTTTATTCGGACACCATTATGCTTCCATCGCGGGACTCGCTCCTATCTTAGGACCTGCAGTTGCAGTGATCTGGGGATGGCTGCCTGCAATGCTTTGGGTGGTATTCGGAGGAATTTTTATAGGTTGTGTCCATGATTTCGGAGCAATCGTAGTTTCGGTCCGTAACCAAGGTAAATCGATCGGGCAAGTGGCTCAGGACCTTTTAGGACCAAGGGCCAGAAGTTTATTTCATGCGATCATTTTTTTCTTAGTCGCTCTGGCAATGGGTGTGTTCGTGATCGTTCTTGCGGAAATGTTCTCAGCGGATCCTAAATTAAAACAGGTACCGGTTACTCCGCCTCCACAAATCGAACAAACACAAATTAGTCCGAGCATCAAGGATCATGTCCATCCTTCAGAAGTCAGAGTAGAAACCCCGTCTTCTCCTATCAAACTCAGAAGTCATTTCCCGGAAGCTGTGATCCCTACTGCAGGGATCATGGTGTTTGCGATCTTGGTAGGATGGCTTCATTATAAAAAAGGAATGAAGCTTGGACCTCTCACATTCGCATCCGTGGCACTTACTTTAGTAGTCATGGTGCTCGGGATGAACGACTCCATTCTAACCTGGATAGGTTTGAACGATATAGACAAATCCCCGGGAGTTCCGATCTGGAAAATTATACTTCTTGCATATGCTTTCTTGGCGTCCGTAACTCCGGTTTGGCTGCTTCTCCAAAGCAGGGACTATATCAATTCCTTCTTATTATATCTGGGAATTATCGCGATCTATTTCGGTTTCGTAAAAGGAAGTCTTCTCGGAGAATTTTCTTCCTTTAATGCGGAAGCGATCCGCACTGAAAAAGTGGATATGGATATTATTCCATTCGTATTCATCACGATCGCATGTGGAGCCGTTTCCGGTTTCCATGCTTTGGTAAGTTCAGGAACCACTGCAAAACAATTGGATAGAGAAATAGATGCAAGAGTGATAGGATACGGTGGAATGATCGGCGAGTCCCTTTTGGGTCTTACATCCGTAGTCGCATGCACGATCGGATTTGCATCCGCAGGAGAATGGTCTTCTTTTTATAAATCCTGGTCTGGTATCCAAGGTCTGGCACCTTCCGTGGGAGCTTATATCTATGGAACGGGGAGATTTATCTCTCAGCTCGGTTTTGACGAAGGTTTTGCCCAAGGTTTTATCGCGCTTGTAGTAGTAAGTTTCGCTTTAACCTCATTGGATTCGGCAACCAGATTATTAAGATATAATATAGAAGAGATCGCAGAAAGTTTCGGATCGGAGGCGATCCGAAAAACTTTAGGAAATCGTTATGTTTCCAGTATTATTGCATGTGTAGCGATCGGATTTTTTGCATTCTTACAGATCGACCAAGGAGGCAAAAAGACCACTGCAGGTTTGGCACTTTGGAAACTATTCGGGACAACAAATCAGTTATTAGCCGGTTTAGCTTTGCTTGTAATCACGATCTATCTATTGTATTCTAAGAAAAAGACCTGGATCAGTTTTATACCGATGATATTCGTATTAGGCGCAACACTTTGGGCAATGGTGATCAACTTCTACGATTTCTTATTCTCCAAATCCCCTAGTTATTTACTCGCGGCAGTCGGAGGAGTTTTGATCTTTCTAACCGTTTGGTTATTATTAGAAGCGGTCCTGGCTTGGAGAAGGTTTTCTAAAGCATGA